Sequence from the Hemibagrus wyckioides isolate EC202008001 linkage group LG28, SWU_Hwy_1.0, whole genome shotgun sequence genome:
AAGAAACAGCTGTGAAGATGATgagatataataaatacacaataagcTTGCCGTGGAATATCCATTTAGCAAATCTTTTCCATTTGTCTTCCAGTAATTTATTAAGTGGCTCGATCTGAAGCATCTCTAGACGATTCTGTAACGAGATACCACAGCATTAGCATGTAGCTGCGTTTAACTCATAATCTAAATGTAACTACTTTGGGTATAAAGGCTGTATAATTTATAAGCCGattatcagccaatcagagagaaTGCATATTCTGTATTATAAAAAAGGATATATTTCTCTTACAGGTATTTCTGAGCCATAAACAACTATCTCTAGGACAGAGTTTGGCTTGTACGTGTCGACAGAGTCCAAGTCGTATACTGAACCAGATGCTGGGCCATATACCCACTCCGTAAACTTTCGGGACAGATGCCTGCACTCTTCTTGCAGGAACTCGCGATGCAGAATGTGTTTGAGCAGCTGGtggaacaaaaaacattttcatttagtTAACGTAATTGTAGATTTTAACAGGAACACCCAGACAAAGCATCAAAGTATAAATTACAAAGATCATCTCTCATGTATAAGATCTACAGGTTGTATATAATAAAGatgattataatataatattttcagaCAAAGAATGGAGAACTCAGTGActcatttaaaggaaaaaatatttctgtcaAAATTAGGAAGCACCAATGTACATGTGAACATGACTGTGCAAGTCTTAAAGCAAATGTTGCTTCTGTTCCTCATGCCAGTCCCTTAACCTGCCAGTGTTTTCTTTCCAGCTTCCAGCACAGCTAAAATGCAGAATCAGGCTTGTTGCTTGCACCAAAATACAGATGTTAGGAAAGCTCTGAAACTTTTAGATGAACTGCAAAAGCTCCACATTGATTTTTAAGGCTGCCCTGTCTGTATTAACCATCTACCACACCCTAGATTAATTTCTGGAAGATTCTGTGTTGAAGAATATGTGCTAAATGCTAGACatgtaaatgtatttcagtTTAGATGACTGACTAAATTTAATTTAAGCTTGGTCACTCATTATTTAGCATTATTAGTACATTTTTGGTACTGATACACTCTTACCCCAATCTTTCCTAACTTTGCAGCCAGTTTGATGGGAGTAAGTCCCTGACTGTTCTCAATGTCCTCCAGCTTCTCCATATTAGGATTCATAGCCGCATCTTTGGCAAGAATGAAGTCGTACATGGAAGTAACAAAGTCTATATTGTCCGATTTGTCATCAGCCACCATCACAAGAGCGTGGAGAACCGAGTTGCCCAGAGTGTCTGTACGCCTCACGTCTGCTCTTTCCATCAGCAGGTCCACTATATCTTCCTGATTAATACAGGCTGCCAGAGAAAGTGGAAGCTCTCCTGTAGAAAAAGGGTTTGGACACATGGAATGAACACATGGAACACTGTATATTATTGATTAAACTACAAAACTATAATCTATGATCTTATACTTACCAAAGTAGAAACATTGTTCACTAAGTGGCTGGAAAAATGTCCCACAGGCCTTTGCATGGACATCAGCCCCTTTCTCAATGAGCAGCTTAAcaaatcttttctttctcctctcaaTGGCTATATGAAGAGCCGTCTGTCCTGCACcaatcacacaaaaacaccactcTATGTATGTAACAACCATACCTGGGGAAGTTAGATctaacattttcttcttttatcaCATGTTCAGTCAGCTTTATACAGCTCTGATCTCAACCTCAGCAAAAAACTTTTGGCATGAGCTGAAGAATTATGTCAGTGCCTCACTAATGTTGTTGAGACTTAATGGGAAGAAATCCATTCAGCAACGTTCCATAATACAATTTCAATAATACAGCGAccagccataatattatgagcactggcaggtgaagtgaataagactgatgatctcctcatcatggcacctgttagtgggtgggatatattaggcagcaagtgaacattttgtcctcaaacttgatgtgttagaagcaggaaaaatggacaagtttaaggatctgagcgagtttgacaagagacaaataataataaatccaataaacagagcagtggtgaaccagcgacagggtcatgggcatccaaggctcactgatttatgtggggagtgaaggctggcccgtgtgatccggtccaacagacgagctactgttgctcagattgctgaagaagtaaatgctggttctgatagaaaggtgtcagaatacagagtacatgacaggtcagggctgttttggcaaaagggggaccaaaacaatattaggtaggtggtcataatattatgcctagTCGGTGCAGCATTATTGTCTCTATTGGAATGTTGCTGCACGGAGTTCTTCTCATTAAATCGCAACAACATTAGTGAGGCATTCAGATAGTCACATAATTCTCCAAATCTTCCCAAATTCATGCTCAATttaatgccaaaagtttttggtgAGGTTGAAATCAGGGCTGTATAAAGTCCTGTCAAGTTCCAGTAGCACTGTTTTTTAACTTCACCTTCTATCTACACTGTTATCAGGTAAACCTATCATATAGGTGCACTATGTACATAAGTATAAAATTACTGCCTGCAGCTATCTGTTGAGTCTAAGAGTCTTAGTCTCTAAGACTAACCCTGACCAGACATAAATTAAGGTGGAGGACCTTTCTCAACACAGACAACATATTGATGAATAATTATATACCAATATTGTAGGTAGAGCATCAAAATCGTTATATAGTTAAAATGTTCACACCTTTATGGCATGTATCTGTACGTGTTGCAGTCACTAACTCATtaagataattttttttctctgcaatGCTGAGCAGGTACTCCACTATTTTGTTATCTTCATTTTTCAGGTTTAGCAGAGCAATCATCAGGACTGTCTTCCCCTCAGGCTGATCTGTGGAACATGGGACATAATAATGCTATTACTACTATAACCATATATTACGTATTGACACACACCATGATAAGAGGCCTAGGATTCTGTATGCAATTATATGGAGTTTTAAACTAATTCTTACAATCTTTGCTCATCAGTGTCTTGTCATAGGTGTCCAGATACTCCTCCAGGCCTTCAAGCCTAGTGATGTCACCGCTGGCAACAGCACCAAAAAGCTTCTTCCATTCAAACTTGTCATCCCGAACTGGTGGGTCGTTTAACCCTAGCAGTTTGCTGcagaaacaacaaacacaaaccttTTATACTCTTTTTACAATTTAGTAATAAAGATATTGCTCACCTACATTTTGGTTttctaaacagaaaaacaatttACTGGAAAACATCCCATAGATCTTAGCATTATCACATTTATTAGGTACCTGAACAATGTATACAGTAAATTACATAGACAATTATAAACACGCAATGCTTCCAAATCTTATATAGTGTAAAATTCtaaacagaaatacagagtATTTGTACTTAGGGAAAACAGTACCATAAAGTGATCGATATTTATGTCGCTACCTGAGCAGCACCCAGTAACAGGTGAGTAGGGTTGATTAGATATTCAACCTGTCTACTTGGAGTATGTTCAAATCACACAGCCTTTTACTCACTCAACAGCGTTCATGTTGATTTTGATTTCATGTGGGACATTAGCCTGGTCCTCTGGAAAGAAAGTGTCCATTGGTGACTGTACAGCTGGTTTTCTCATTTCATTGTCCCTTTCCCTCTCCTCGTCCGTCCTGCCATCTCTCTCAATTTTAAAGGGTGCCTTGCTCATTGTCGGTCCTTGTCAGTGTCACAGCCCTGGGGAAAGACGGGACGTTTATGTTCGGCACAAGACCTATTGTGGAAAATAGAAATGTTAGAAATGTTCAGTTAATACATtataaattaaacaataaattcTAGATCATATTTATTTCCATTCTTTTAGTTTGTTATAACTGTCTCACAGGGAGTCGTATATCATATAACTTACAGCAacttacactaccagtcaaaagtttggacacaccttctaattccatggtctttcctgatgtttatttctttctacattgtaaaacaatcctgaaggcggccgaaatacacaataatgtcctttgaacagctgatattgagatatgtctgttactgatgctctgtaaagccttcataacggctctaatctgaggtgctgttaattggtgatttctgaggctggtaacactaaatgaacttctcctctgcagcagaggtaagttttggtcttgctttactgggatggtcttcatgtgagccagtttcatcatggtgcttgatgggttttgtaaatgcacttgacaatactgttctcgcaagaactattccagaacacctgaccttcgtgtcttaaaataacaactgactgttttttgttgtcgttacatatggattacttaactccatgtgtgttatttcatagtgttgaaatctccagtattgttctagaatgtagaaaataaatccctaaacaaaaaaacattgaattaaaaggtgtgtccaaacttttgactggtagtgtacatgtcAGTCCAAAAGTTTAAGATATTCATTAAAAGATATTCTATCTCAGCTCATTTTGtgttactgtatatttatgACAAGGAAACAAAggcatttacattcacatgagAGGTCGAGAggtcattttaaaacaaacgATTAgagacaaatttattttatttatttttctatatcaGCAACTGTACCCTGAAAGTGATTGAACATGCAGAATCATTTGGTCAAACCAGGAGATTTTCTATTCCTCATGCTTCACACGATGTCCTGGTCTAGTACTGATTCAAATTCCttgttcttttatattttttggtGACTTATTTCATTTCCTAAACTTGTCGTAGAATGAAGAAAGAATGATTGCTCTTTTAAATACCAAACATTTCAATAACACTCTCAAGACTTGTCTACCTGACCAGGACCTAGAGTTTTTTATTTGCTCACCAGAAAGAACTTTATATGCATTTGAGTGCAAACATTTTTAAGTTCCATAATTTTTTGGATGGTATGATAGGGGAAGTTTTAGTCCAGGATACAGATGGGGAAAAGCAGAAGtaactcttgtccatttttcctgcttttaaaatcaactttgaggacaaaatgttcacttgctgcctaatatatcccacccactaacaggtgccatgatgaggagatcatcagtcttattcactcctcacacctctcagtgctcataatgttatgcctgatcagtgtaatctAGCTCAAATATTTGTCTCAGACATCCACagaaacttatttattttattaaaacagcaaaagttatatttacagcattctTATGTTATATAACTAACCAAATGaagattaagggccttgctcagaggcccagtggtggcagcctggtggacctgggatttgaatgAACAATCGTCCAATCTAATAGTCTAACGccgtaaccactaagctaccccaAAATCCCTCCAAATCCCTCAAAATGCCCCAAAATAATGAgtggcattaaaaaaagaagaatgaagAACGGCTTTAAAGCACCTTGGCATAGATTCGACAAGTTTCTGGAACTGTATGGAAGTGATAAACCCCATTTAAACCAAAGATAGTTCCTCTTCTGGTGTTTAATGATGTTGTCAAAACATGTTGAAACATCTTGAAGTCTCGAGGAAACAACTGCTCAGCTCTGTAA
This genomic interval carries:
- the LOC131348743 gene encoding transient receptor potential cation channel subfamily V member 1-like → MSKAPFKIERDGRTDEERERDNEMRKPAVQSPMDTFFPEDQANVPHEIKINMNAVDKLLGLNDPPVRDDKFEWKKLFGAVASGDITRLEGLEEYLDTYDKTLMSKDYQPEGKTVLMIALLNLKNEDNKIVEYLLSIAEKKNYLNELVTATRTDTCHKGQTALHIAIERRKKRFVKLLIEKGADVHAKACGTFFQPLSEQCFYFGELPLSLAACINQEDIVDLLMERADVRRTDTLGNSVLHALVMVADDKSDNIDFVTSMYDFILAKDAAMNPNMEKLEDIENSQGLTPIKLAAKLGKIGLLKHILHREFLQEECRHLSRKFTEWVYGPASGSVYDLDSVDTYKPNSVLEIVVYGSEIPNRLEMLQIEPLNKLLEDKWKRFAKWIFHGKLIVYLLYLIIFTAVSYHNHEEGTANPKGHLLRAGYAIVAFGSLYIIIVVLIDIRKKRPSLQAILIDGYSDLLFLLQAGLFLICMVLYFCGHQQYLAFLVLSLALSWVNLLYFSRGSKNMGIYNIMIQKIFLGDIMRFLLVYVVFVVGFSAALVTLLNNPTEGLHLDAANTNVTEGCNEPNFKTISCTILQLLKFTIGIGDLEFTEENKYKHAFYVLLISYIVLTYILLLNMLIALMSKSVEDMSEKSTNIWKLQRAITILDIERYASCLKKKFRSGLRRNLGNTERWFLRVEEVNWKNCERNLGIISEDPGKCNRIMQPESYREPSQQRPKVQAEEEALL